In Nocardia asteroides, the following proteins share a genomic window:
- a CDS encoding multifunctional oxoglutarate decarboxylase/oxoglutarate dehydrogenase thiamine pyrophosphate-binding subunit/dihydrolipoyllysine-residue succinyltransferase subunit encodes MRRTPAVSSSTSQFGQNQWLVDEMYQKFKQDPSSVDASWHEFLADYTPEASTESGNSQAAAPAPAAPAPAAAAPAPAPAAAAPKPAPAPAPAPAPKPAAATVRAPQTTPAPVSNAPATTAPKTAVATADESKVLRGPAAAIAKNMSASLTIPTATSVRAIPAKLMIDNRLVINNHLARTRGGKISFTHLLGYAIVQAVKAFPNMNRHFAEIDGKPNAVTPAHTNLGLAIDLAGKDGNRSLVVAAIKGTEDMSFGQFHTAYEDIVRRAREGKLGADDFSGVTISLTNPGTIGTVHSVPRLMPGQGAIIGAGAMEYPAEFQGMSDERLAEIGVGKLMTLTSTYDHRIIQGAESGDFLRTIHNLLISDEFYDEIFHGLGVPYEPVRWRKDMSERGVDKSARVLEMIAAYRNRGHLMADTDPLRLVKDKFRSHPDLDVTEHGLTLWDLDRTFNVAGFHGQERMKLRDVLSILRDAYCRHVGVEYTHILDVEQLKWIQDRVEQKHVKPTVAQQKYILNRLNAAEAFETFLQTKYVGQKRFSLEGAEAVIPMMDATIDQCAEHSLDEVVIGMPHRGRLNVLANIVGKPYSKIFTEFEGNMNPAATHGSGDVKYHLGAEGQYLQMFGDNEIAVSLTANPSHLEAVDPVLEGLVRAKQDLLDKGDGPEGFSVMPLMLHGDAAFAGQGVVAETLNLGGLRGYRVGGTIHIVVNNQIGFTTAPENSRSTEYSTDIAKFIGAPIFHVNGDDPEACDWVARLAVDFRQKFRKDVVIDLVCYRRRGHNEGDDPSMTQPEMYDVIDTKRSVRKAYTESLIGRGDISMKEAEDALRDYQGQLERVFNEVRELEKYSPEPSESVEDDQKVPATVQTAVDKSVLQRIGDAFNSPPDGFNVHPRVKPVLEKRREMAYEGKVDWAFAELLAFGTLIDQGHDVRLTGQDSRRGTFTQRHAVIIDRLNANEYTPLHNIGSEKPGWFAVHDSALSEYAAVGFEYGYSLGNPNALVLWEAQFGDFVNGAQSIIDEFISSGEAKWGQLSDVVLLLPHGHEGQGPDHTSGRIERFLQLCAEGSMTVAVPSTPANYFHLLRRHALDGIRRPLIVFTPKSMLRNKAVVSDIKDFTESKFRSVFDEPTYEQGIGDTAKVKRILLTSGKLYYELAAEKAKHKREDVAIVRVEQLYPIPTYRLNEALAKYPNATDIAWVQEEPANQGAWPFFGLNLPEVLPDRLGKLRRISRRAMSAPSSGSSKVHAVEQAEIIAEAFEPTA; translated from the coding sequence ACCAGTGGCTAGTCGACGAGATGTATCAGAAGTTCAAACAGGACCCATCGTCGGTCGACGCGAGTTGGCACGAGTTCCTCGCCGACTACACCCCCGAGGCGAGTACCGAATCCGGTAACAGCCAGGCGGCCGCTCCGGCCCCGGCCGCACCCGCTCCCGCGGCAGCCGCTCCTGCTCCCGCTCCGGCCGCCGCGGCGCCCAAGCCGGCTCCCGCGCCGGCCCCGGCTCCCGCGCCGAAGCCCGCCGCGGCCACCGTGCGCGCGCCGCAGACCACGCCTGCCCCGGTGTCGAACGCGCCGGCCACCACCGCGCCGAAGACGGCCGTCGCCACCGCCGACGAGTCCAAGGTGCTGCGCGGCCCCGCCGCGGCCATCGCCAAGAACATGTCGGCCTCGCTGACCATCCCCACCGCGACCTCGGTGCGCGCGATCCCGGCCAAGCTGATGATCGACAACCGCCTGGTGATCAACAACCACCTGGCCCGCACCCGCGGCGGCAAGATCTCGTTCACCCACCTGCTCGGCTACGCGATCGTGCAGGCGGTCAAGGCGTTCCCGAACATGAACCGCCACTTCGCCGAGATCGACGGCAAGCCCAACGCGGTCACCCCGGCCCACACCAACCTGGGCCTGGCGATCGACCTGGCGGGCAAGGACGGCAACCGCTCGCTGGTCGTCGCCGCCATCAAGGGCACCGAGGACATGAGCTTCGGCCAGTTCCACACCGCCTACGAGGACATCGTCCGCCGCGCCCGCGAGGGCAAGCTCGGCGCCGACGACTTCTCCGGCGTCACCATCTCGCTGACCAACCCCGGCACCATCGGCACCGTCCACTCGGTGCCGCGCCTCATGCCGGGCCAGGGCGCGATCATCGGTGCGGGCGCCATGGAGTACCCGGCCGAGTTCCAGGGCATGAGCGACGAGCGCCTCGCCGAGATCGGCGTGGGCAAGCTGATGACGCTCACCTCCACCTACGACCACCGGATCATCCAGGGCGCCGAGTCCGGCGACTTCCTGCGCACGATCCACAACCTGCTGATCTCCGACGAGTTCTACGACGAGATCTTCCACGGCCTCGGCGTGCCGTACGAGCCGGTCCGCTGGCGCAAGGACATGAGCGAGCGCGGCGTCGACAAGAGCGCCCGCGTGCTCGAGATGATCGCGGCCTACCGCAACCGCGGTCACCTGATGGCCGACACCGACCCGCTGCGCCTGGTCAAGGACAAGTTCCGCAGCCACCCCGACCTCGACGTCACCGAGCACGGGCTCACCCTGTGGGACCTGGACCGCACCTTCAACGTCGCCGGCTTCCACGGCCAGGAGCGGATGAAGCTGCGCGACGTGCTGTCGATCCTGCGCGACGCCTACTGCCGCCACGTCGGTGTGGAGTACACCCACATCCTCGACGTCGAGCAGCTCAAGTGGATCCAGGACCGGGTCGAGCAGAAGCACGTCAAGCCGACGGTCGCCCAGCAGAAGTACATCCTGAACCGCCTCAACGCCGCCGAGGCGTTCGAGACGTTCCTGCAGACCAAGTACGTCGGCCAGAAGCGCTTCTCGCTCGAGGGCGCCGAGGCCGTCATCCCGATGATGGACGCCACCATCGACCAGTGCGCCGAGCATTCGCTCGACGAGGTCGTCATCGGCATGCCGCACCGCGGCCGCCTCAACGTGCTGGCCAACATCGTCGGCAAGCCCTACTCGAAGATCTTCACCGAGTTCGAGGGCAACATGAACCCGGCGGCCACCCACGGCTCCGGCGACGTGAAGTACCACCTCGGCGCCGAGGGCCAGTACCTGCAGATGTTCGGCGACAACGAGATCGCGGTCTCGCTCACCGCCAACCCCTCGCACCTGGAGGCGGTCGACCCGGTCCTCGAGGGCCTGGTGCGCGCCAAGCAGGACCTGCTGGACAAGGGCGACGGCCCTGAGGGCTTCTCGGTCATGCCGCTGATGCTGCACGGCGACGCCGCGTTCGCCGGTCAGGGCGTGGTCGCCGAGACGCTGAACCTGGGTGGCCTGCGCGGCTACCGCGTCGGCGGCACCATCCACATCGTGGTGAACAACCAGATCGGCTTCACCACCGCGCCGGAGAACAGCCGCTCCACCGAGTACTCCACCGACATCGCGAAGTTCATCGGCGCGCCGATCTTCCACGTCAACGGTGACGACCCGGAGGCCTGCGACTGGGTCGCGCGCCTGGCTGTCGACTTCCGCCAGAAGTTCCGCAAGGACGTCGTCATCGACCTCGTCTGCTACCGCCGCCGGGGCCACAACGAGGGCGACGACCCCTCGATGACCCAGCCGGAGATGTACGACGTCATCGACACCAAGCGTTCGGTCCGCAAGGCCTACACCGAATCGCTGATCGGCCGTGGCGACATCTCCATGAAGGAGGCCGAGGACGCGCTGCGCGACTACCAGGGTCAGCTGGAGCGCGTGTTCAACGAGGTCCGCGAGCTGGAGAAGTACAGCCCGGAACCGTCGGAGTCCGTCGAGGACGACCAGAAGGTCCCCGCCACCGTGCAGACCGCGGTCGACAAGTCGGTCCTGCAGCGTATCGGCGACGCGTTCAACTCCCCGCCGGACGGCTTCAACGTGCACCCGCGCGTCAAGCCGGTGCTGGAGAAGCGCCGCGAGATGGCCTACGAGGGCAAGGTCGACTGGGCCTTCGCCGAGCTGCTGGCCTTCGGCACGCTGATCGACCAGGGCCACGACGTGCGCCTGACCGGTCAGGACTCGCGCCGCGGCACCTTCACCCAGCGCCACGCGGTCATCATCGACCGCCTCAACGCCAACGAGTACACCCCGCTGCACAACATCGGCTCGGAGAAGCCGGGCTGGTTCGCGGTGCACGACTCGGCGCTGAGCGAGTACGCCGCCGTCGGTTTCGAATACGGCTACTCCCTGGGCAACCCGAACGCGCTGGTGCTGTGGGAGGCCCAGTTCGGTGACTTCGTCAACGGCGCCCAGTCGATCATCGACGAGTTCATCTCCTCCGGTGAGGCCAAGTGGGGCCAGCTCTCCGACGTGGTGCTGCTGCTGCCGCACGGCCACGAGGGTCAGGGTCCCGACCACACCTCCGGCCGCATCGAGCGCTTCCTGCAGCTGTGCGCCGAGGGTTCGATGACTGTCGCGGTGCCGTCCACCCCGGCCAACTACTTCCACCTGCTGCGCCGCCACGCGCTCGACGGCATCCGTCGTCCGCTGATCGTCTTCACCCCGAAGTCGATGCTGCGCAACAAGGCCGTGGTGTCCGACATCAAGGACTTCACCGAGTCGAAGTTCCGTTCGGTGTTCGACGAGCCCACCTACGAGCAGGGCATCGGCGACACCGCCAAGGTCAAGCGCATCCTGCTGACCTCGGGCAAGCTCTACTACGAGCTCGCCGCCGAGAAGGCCAAGCACAAGCGCGAGGACGTGGCCATCGTCCGGGTCGAGCAGCTGTACCCGATCCCGACGTACCGCCTCAACGAGGCACTGGCCAAGTACCCCAACGCGACCGACATCGCCTGGGTCCAGGAGGAGCCCGCCAACCAGGGCGCCTGGCCGTTCTTCGGCCTGAACCTCCCCGAGGTCCTCCCCGACCGCCTCGGCAAGCTCCGCCGCATCTCCCGCCGCGCCATGTCGGCCCCGTCCTCGGGTTCGTCCAAGGTCCACGCGGTCGAACAGGCCGAGATCATCGCCGAAGCCTTCGAGCCCACGGCGTAA
- a CDS encoding SDR family oxidoreductase translates to MTQTIALVTGGNKGLGRETVRRLGGLGWQVFLAARDVGRGTRAAAEFVADGLDVRFVPLDVTSDESVAAAAETVRAGAGRLDVLINNAAVAGSRTAPGDTVPDELREVFETNVFGPIRVTNAFLPLLRASGHPRIVMVSSGVGSIATISEPRFAGLLPPALGYPSSKAALNMVTVMYARELTGMRVNAVDPGYTATDLNGHSGFQTVTEGTDAVVALATADRDGPTGGFFDRTGPTSW, encoded by the coding sequence ATGACACAGACGATCGCCCTGGTTACCGGGGGCAACAAGGGGCTCGGCCGGGAGACGGTGCGCAGGCTGGGTGGGCTGGGGTGGCAGGTTTTTCTCGCTGCTCGGGATGTGGGGCGTGGTACCCGGGCGGCTGCCGAATTCGTCGCGGACGGGCTGGATGTGCGGTTCGTGCCGCTCGATGTCACCTCCGACGAGTCGGTCGCCGCGGCGGCGGAGACGGTGCGGGCGGGCGCGGGTCGGCTGGATGTGCTGATCAACAACGCGGCCGTCGCGGGGTCGCGTACCGCGCCCGGTGACACCGTGCCCGACGAGCTGCGGGAAGTGTTCGAGACCAATGTGTTCGGGCCGATCCGCGTCACCAACGCGTTCCTGCCGCTGCTGCGCGCTTCCGGGCATCCGCGCATCGTGATGGTCTCCAGCGGTGTCGGATCGATCGCCACAATCTCCGAGCCGAGATTCGCGGGCCTGCTGCCACCTGCCCTCGGGTACCCCAGCAGCAAGGCGGCGCTGAACATGGTCACCGTCATGTACGCGCGGGAACTGACGGGGATGCGGGTCAACGCGGTCGATCCCGGGTATACGGCGACCGACCTCAACGGGCACAGTGGATTCCAGACCGTCACCGAGGGCACCGACGCCGTCGTGGCCCTCGCGACGGCGGACCGGGACGGCCCGACCGGTGGCTTCTTCGACCGCACCGGCCCCACCTCGTGGTGA
- a CDS encoding YbaB/EbfC family nucleoid-associated protein: MTEDADNARLEYLQEVLLRIRGTASSSDSSVTVEVGANGALHTVRLSESGQRLDPQQLVDHIVVLHRLAHAEAGEAMRATLEDHTVETSTADVNAQTGDDLDEAVAGSSTPVDAPAESPQPEPPNDEQPHDEASPRQRNPDPSPTPEPPDLSPDAQGRTDEAALSAVAHGTDPENQPAHLIRPHQPANDSRDTYDVITPGEDNPYATVIADSPSPRRVPLPRRARSQTVSDGAQSAAQTSYSTPYDPPSRSGPDLSPIHDHLRYDNLWHDDLWYRSHWDS; this comes from the coding sequence ATGACGGAGGACGCCGACAACGCACGGTTGGAGTACCTGCAAGAAGTTCTACTGCGTATCCGGGGGACTGCATCCTCCAGCGACAGCTCAGTGACTGTCGAGGTCGGCGCCAACGGTGCGCTGCATACGGTCCGGCTCAGTGAGTCCGGCCAGCGACTGGATCCGCAACAGCTGGTCGACCACATCGTCGTCTTACACCGACTCGCTCACGCCGAAGCCGGCGAGGCCATGCGAGCAACGCTCGAAGACCACACGGTCGAAACGTCCACGGCCGATGTGAACGCCCAGACCGGCGACGATCTCGATGAAGCTGTTGCCGGATCAAGCACCCCGGTAGACGCTCCGGCCGAATCGCCGCAGCCCGAGCCGCCGAATGATGAACAGCCGCACGACGAAGCCTCGCCCCGCCAACGAAACCCGGATCCGAGCCCAACACCCGAGCCTCCGGATCTCAGTCCAGATGCGCAAGGCCGAACCGACGAGGCAGCACTGAGCGCTGTCGCGCACGGCACAGATCCAGAGAACCAGCCAGCACACCTGATCCGCCCACACCAGCCGGCCAACGATAGCCGCGACACGTACGACGTGATAACACCCGGCGAGGACAACCCCTACGCAACTGTCATTGCCGACTCGCCGTCGCCGAGAAGAGTCCCTCTGCCCCGCCGGGCACGCTCGCAGACAGTCAGCGACGGCGCGCAATCGGCCGCCCAGACCTCCTACTCGACACCATACGACCCGCCCTCGAGGTCCGGCCCCGATTTGTCGCCCATCCACGACCACTTGCGATACGACAATCTCTGGCACGACGATCTCTGGTATCGATCCCACTGGGATTCCTGA